One genomic window of Kaistia geumhonensis includes the following:
- a CDS encoding VOC family protein: protein MTAIRWHHASLTVAEIDPAIAFFSAVFGFEPLFIERGMRDDIIALTGRDGLACDFTQMRSEAYPLILELIAFTSDDGARPDADPLPWRPGAGHVAFHVDDFDGVVAAALAHGAEALGKAITFPGGRSIYLRAPGGAFFEIEYLVEA, encoded by the coding sequence ATGACCGCGATCCGCTGGCACCATGCCTCGCTCACGGTCGCCGAAATCGACCCGGCCATCGCATTCTTCTCGGCGGTCTTCGGCTTCGAACCGTTGTTCATCGAGCGCGGCATGCGCGACGACATCATCGCGCTGACCGGACGGGACGGGCTCGCCTGCGACTTCACGCAGATGCGGTCCGAAGCCTATCCGCTGATCCTCGAGCTGATCGCCTTTACCAGCGACGACGGCGCGCGGCCCGATGCCGACCCCCTGCCCTGGCGTCCCGGCGCCGGTCATGTCGCCTTTCATGTCGACGATTTCGACGGCGTCGTCGCGGCTGCCCTGGCGCATGGCGCCGAGGCGCTCGGCAAGGCGATCACCTTCCCCGGCGGCCGCTCGATCTATTTGCGCGCGCCGGGCGGCGCCTTCTTCGAAATCGAATATCTCGTGGAGGCGTAG
- a CDS encoding NADH:flavin oxidoreductase/NADH oxidase: MAKLFTPLSVRGVTFKNRIVVSPMCQYAAVDGHATDWHFDHHARFALGGVGGALVEATGILPEGRITPDCLGIWDDAHIPGLARIVATYHRQGAAIGIQINHAGRKASSTAPWDGGWAIPADDPRAWPTVAPSAIAYHEDWPVPHELTETEIGGIVEAFVAAARRAVAAGFDFVEIHGAHGYLLHEFVSPVSNRRTDRYGGSAENRMRLSVEVASRVRASIPETMPLFYRASCIDRIPGEGLTLADTVPLAAALKDVGVDVVDCSAGGILVRTNPGHIKEGPAFQVGFAERIRAETGIATMAVGAITEPEQAEDIIAFGKADLVALAREMLSDSNFAHRAALALGIERPDFVLPERYAFYLQFRRPQP, encoded by the coding sequence ATGGCAAAACTCTTTACGCCCCTCTCTGTGAGGGGCGTGACCTTCAAGAACCGCATCGTCGTCTCGCCGATGTGCCAGTACGCCGCGGTCGACGGACACGCGACGGACTGGCACTTCGACCATCATGCGCGCTTCGCGCTCGGCGGCGTCGGCGGTGCGCTCGTGGAAGCGACCGGTATCCTGCCGGAGGGGCGCATCACCCCGGATTGCCTCGGCATCTGGGACGACGCGCATATCCCGGGCCTTGCCCGCATCGTCGCGACCTATCACCGCCAGGGCGCGGCGATCGGCATCCAGATCAACCATGCCGGCCGCAAAGCCAGCTCGACGGCGCCCTGGGACGGCGGCTGGGCCATCCCCGCCGACGATCCTCGCGCATGGCCGACCGTTGCGCCCTCGGCCATCGCCTATCACGAGGACTGGCCGGTCCCGCACGAACTGACCGAGACCGAGATCGGGGGGATCGTCGAGGCCTTCGTCGCGGCGGCGCGCCGGGCGGTCGCAGCCGGGTTCGACTTCGTCGAGATCCATGGCGCGCACGGCTATCTGCTGCATGAATTCGTCTCGCCGGTCTCCAACCGGCGGACGGACCGCTATGGCGGCAGCGCCGAGAACCGAATGCGCCTCTCCGTCGAGGTCGCCTCTCGCGTGCGGGCGTCGATCCCCGAGACCATGCCGCTGTTCTATCGGGCCTCCTGCATCGACCGGATTCCCGGCGAAGGACTGACGCTCGCCGATACGGTGCCCCTCGCCGCCGCGCTGAAGGATGTCGGCGTCGATGTCGTCGATTGCTCGGCCGGCGGCATCCTGGTTCGCACCAATCCCGGTCATATCAAGGAAGGCCCGGCCTTCCAGGTCGGCTTCGCGGAGCGTATCCGCGCGGAGACCGGCATCGCCACCATGGCCGTCGGCGCCATCACGGAGCCGGAGCAGGCCGAGGACATCATCGCCTTCGGCAAGGCCGATCTGGTCGCGCTCGCCCGCGAGATGCTGTCGGATTCGAACTTCGCCCATCGCGCCGCGCTGGCGCTCGGCATCGAGCGTCCCGATTTCGTGCTGCCCGAGCGCTACGCCTTCTATCTCCAGTTCCGGCGTCCGCAGCCATGA
- a CDS encoding ABC transporter substrate-binding protein yields MTFKQTRRAFGKTALAGLAAAAFAPIGLARAAGSPLAFQSIWINDPEFIGYFIAIDKGWYTEEGIDLTYIPGGPDVIPQAALLTGKADIALTSLIETASAVSEKGATFKIIGAQFQKSPDSVISLEQSGIKTIKDLVGKTVACPPLSLGTFKVLLGLNGVTEDQLKIVPYAFDPTPLATGQVDAVVDFMTSLPFIVEQTSGKKASYMLFYDFGLPFGQDLVTVSEETLKNRRKDIVGFMRASRKGWNEEIAHPDKYVKEYENTWFKGNGYTPEAALFHGKVQLPLMENPNGIFAMDDAWIDKNLATLDKVGVKADKSLFDTSILAEL; encoded by the coding sequence ATGACGTTCAAGCAGACCCGCCGCGCCTTCGGCAAGACCGCCCTCGCCGGCCTCGCCGCCGCGGCCTTCGCGCCCATCGGCCTTGCCCGCGCCGCCGGCAGCCCGCTGGCCTTCCAGTCGATCTGGATCAACGATCCCGAGTTCATCGGCTATTTCATCGCCATCGACAAAGGCTGGTACACCGAGGAAGGCATCGACCTCACCTATATCCCGGGCGGCCCCGACGTGATCCCGCAGGCGGCGCTGCTCACGGGGAAAGCCGATATCGCGCTGACCTCGCTGATCGAGACGGCCTCGGCGGTTTCCGAGAAGGGCGCCACCTTCAAGATCATCGGCGCACAGTTCCAGAAGAGCCCGGACAGCGTCATCAGCCTCGAGCAGTCGGGCATCAAGACGATCAAGGATCTCGTCGGCAAGACGGTCGCCTGCCCGCCGCTCAGCCTCGGCACCTTCAAGGTCCTGCTCGGCCTCAACGGCGTCACCGAGGACCAGCTCAAGATCGTCCCCTACGCCTTCGATCCGACGCCGCTCGCGACGGGCCAGGTCGACGCGGTGGTCGACTTCATGACCTCGCTGCCCTTCATCGTCGAGCAGACCTCGGGGAAGAAGGCGAGCTACATGCTGTTCTACGATTTCGGCCTGCCCTTCGGACAGGACCTCGTGACGGTCAGCGAGGAGACGCTCAAGAACCGGCGCAAGGATATCGTCGGCTTCATGCGCGCCAGCCGGAAGGGATGGAACGAGGAGATCGCCCATCCCGACAAGTATGTGAAGGAGTACGAGAACACCTGGTTCAAGGGCAACGGCTACACGCCCGAGGCGGCGCTCTTCCATGGCAAGGTGCAGCTGCCGCTGATGGAAAACCCGAACGGCATTTTCGCGATGGACGACGCCTGGATCGACAAGAACCTCGCGACGCTCGACAAGGTGGGCGTCAAGGCCGACAAAAGCCTGTTCGACACCTCGATCCTCGCGGAACTCTGA